In a genomic window of Sediminispirochaeta bajacaliforniensis DSM 16054:
- a CDS encoding extracellular solute-binding protein, translating into MKKQLFLRKGYVLVLLLAACALNLWAQGEKEEEKVIWVTSVQGGREPEENVLFENEVKRLSGVEVSMIKPPSSEYSTKLTAMLATGEPLDIVYIDSSLMVSLKDQDLFEPLTDRIEASKVLHDPSVIDPAEWERIRDKDGEIYGVFNKFEQGTLPIIRYDWLENLGLEAPTTLDEYYRVLKAFTFGDPDGNGEDDTYGLVVGYSLYDLSSLFGAYGLARGFVKDETGKLYSPYATEAAIPVYEFLARLYREGILEPNFITNKSSNFRDMFMTGKAGMTFYWAAWVGLFNQTIKAERPDSPFKARGITPPKGPDGTIMCRAGNDGLMAIPRVSKHKDAAFKVVEFWHTYDGNILSTLGIKDHDYTFENGTYELTEVGKAHAMDHGAPQPKSLAWVNPFGELEGFEEAAEIVRTYGKPQYVTAYDKQWEEISRAEAAKIILGKISPEEGIANMNKRFEQEGIF; encoded by the coding sequence ATGAAAAAACAGCTATTTTTACGTAAGGGCTACGTGTTGGTGCTGCTGCTTGCGGCATGTGCCCTTAATCTTTGGGCGCAAGGAGAGAAAGAAGAAGAGAAGGTGATTTGGGTTACCTCCGTTCAGGGCGGCCGGGAGCCTGAGGAAAATGTTCTATTTGAGAATGAGGTCAAGCGTCTGTCAGGGGTCGAGGTATCCATGATCAAACCGCCTTCCAGCGAGTACAGCACAAAGCTGACCGCGATGTTGGCAACGGGAGAGCCCCTTGATATTGTCTACATCGATTCTTCCCTGATGGTAAGCCTGAAAGACCAGGATCTCTTTGAACCACTTACCGATAGGATCGAAGCATCGAAAGTCTTGCATGATCCTTCGGTTATCGATCCGGCGGAATGGGAGCGCATCCGTGATAAGGACGGAGAAATCTACGGGGTATTTAATAAATTTGAGCAGGGAACCTTACCGATTATCCGCTACGATTGGCTTGAAAACCTGGGGCTGGAAGCGCCGACCACCTTGGATGAATACTACAGGGTACTAAAGGCGTTTACCTTTGGTGATCCCGACGGCAACGGAGAAGACGATACCTATGGCCTCGTCGTCGGTTATAGCCTTTACGACCTCTCGAGCCTCTTCGGTGCCTACGGCCTTGCCCGGGGGTTTGTAAAAGATGAGACGGGAAAACTTTACTCCCCGTATGCGACGGAAGCAGCAATTCCTGTTTATGAATTCCTGGCCAGATTATATCGAGAGGGAATCCTCGAACCGAATTTCATTACGAATAAATCTTCCAATTTTCGCGACATGTTCATGACCGGCAAAGCCGGTATGACCTTCTACTGGGCCGCATGGGTGGGCCTGTTTAATCAGACGATAAAGGCTGAACGGCCTGATTCTCCGTTCAAGGCCAGAGGCATTACCCCTCCCAAGGGGCCTGACGGAACCATCATGTGCCGTGCGGGAAACGACGGCCTTATGGCCATTCCACGGGTATCCAAACATAAAGATGCGGCATTCAAGGTGGTTGAGTTCTGGCATACTTACGATGGAAATATCCTCTCGACTTTGGGCATAAAAGACCATGACTACACCTTTGAGAACGGGACCTATGAGCTGACGGAGGTCGGCAAGGCCCATGCTATGGACCACGGAGCTCCGCAGCCGAAATCGCTTGCCTGGGTAAATCCTTTTGGCGAGTTGGAAGGATTTGAGGAGGCGGCCGAAATTGTCAGAACATATGGAAAGCCTCAGTACGTTACCGCATACGACAAGCAGTGGGAAGAGATCTCGCGGGCGGAAGCCGCTAAAATCATTCTGGGAAAGATTTCTCCTGAAGAGGGAATCGCAAACATGAATAAGCGCTTTGAACAAGAAGGCATATTCTAA
- a CDS encoding glycoside hydrolase family 3 C-terminal domain-containing protein, protein MTGTRAIETILGQMSLDEKLRLCTGDGLWHTAAFPHLGIPAVLMSDGTSGVRLQKESKEPDDANFAYNAINSSFDSDEALTCTYVATCFPSGSTISCSWDTGLIQEVGRAIAEECRALGIHLLLGPGINIRRHPLTARNFEYYSEDPFLTGRMGAAMVKGLEERGVGAVVKHFACHHSDSNRTRVDEICDRRTLHEIYLAAFEHIVTTAHPVGVMSSYNKINGVYASANHWLLTELLRERWGFDGFVISDWGGVTDPVAASKAGLDLQMPESLGSKAYLRERILAGELDELHIDRRVRNILRMVFRLEGMRQEGGQVDARMQHDLARRAAAESIVLLRNENHVLPLSASCGTIAVIGELALSPLYQGTGCAIVNSRRVDSPLDCIKEQAPAETKVLFSRGYLGAGAGDGEGDASMVEEARACAASADIVVCFLGSFLPPESDHYNREHMRVEAGHERVLEAVLSTGKPVVAVLQSGDAVEMAWSDRVDALLMTGFGGEGVGDALARVLFGSVNPSGRLPVTIPKSLRQTPAFTSFPGDGFNLVIGEGIFTGYRYYDYRGLDPLFPFGYGLSYTSFTYADVKLSSETIRLPGSLEVAVEVENSGEFFGKEVVQLYLSQGSPCIPRPVRELKGFAKLSLAPGEKKRACFTLCERDFSYFDESRNSWVIDSDTFRIEIGSSSRDIKASAPVRIIAPPKPSRMLTAESGFSEILENAISRDMLFDFLVDQGIITRSDVTEALEHALRKSFWGLYSYLDMNTDGRVSPPMVRALTGAMNRAIEAAAQGVANRGR, encoded by the coding sequence ATGACGGGAACAAGAGCAATCGAAACGATCCTTGGGCAGATGAGCCTTGATGAAAAACTTCGCTTATGCACCGGTGACGGGCTATGGCATACGGCGGCATTCCCGCATCTCGGGATTCCCGCTGTGCTGATGAGCGACGGGACCAGCGGAGTACGGCTGCAAAAAGAGTCTAAAGAGCCTGATGATGCCAATTTCGCCTATAATGCGATCAACAGCAGCTTCGACAGCGATGAGGCTCTGACCTGTACCTATGTCGCAACCTGCTTTCCCTCCGGATCGACGATCTCTTGTTCCTGGGATACCGGGCTTATACAGGAGGTGGGCCGGGCCATTGCCGAGGAGTGCAGGGCCCTGGGCATCCACCTTCTGCTGGGGCCCGGAATTAATATCCGCCGGCATCCCCTCACCGCGCGTAATTTCGAATACTATTCCGAGGACCCCTTTCTGACCGGCCGCATGGGTGCGGCCATGGTGAAGGGGCTTGAGGAAAGGGGGGTGGGTGCGGTCGTCAAACACTTTGCCTGCCATCACAGCGACAGTAACAGAACCAGGGTTGATGAAATCTGTGACCGTCGTACACTCCACGAGATATACCTTGCCGCCTTTGAGCATATTGTCACGACGGCCCACCCTGTCGGGGTGATGAGCTCTTACAACAAGATAAACGGGGTCTATGCCTCTGCAAACCATTGGCTTTTGACTGAGCTCCTGCGGGAGCGTTGGGGCTTCGACGGGTTCGTCATCAGCGACTGGGGAGGGGTGACGGATCCTGTGGCCGCTTCAAAGGCGGGGTTGGATCTGCAGATGCCGGAGTCCCTCGGCTCTAAAGCGTATCTGCGTGAGCGTATCCTTGCAGGCGAACTCGATGAGTTGCACATCGACAGGCGGGTGCGTAACATTCTTCGGATGGTATTTCGTCTTGAGGGTATGCGGCAGGAAGGCGGTCAGGTCGACGCCCGTATGCAGCATGATCTTGCCAGAAGGGCCGCCGCAGAGTCTATCGTGCTTTTGCGAAATGAGAACCATGTGCTGCCGCTTTCGGCCTCCTGCGGCACGATTGCCGTTATCGGTGAGCTTGCCCTCTCTCCCCTTTACCAGGGGACGGGCTGCGCGATCGTGAACAGCAGGCGGGTGGATAGCCCCCTCGACTGCATCAAGGAGCAAGCTCCGGCTGAGACAAAGGTACTCTTTAGCCGGGGGTACCTCGGCGCCGGAGCGGGCGACGGCGAGGGCGATGCATCCATGGTGGAGGAGGCGAGGGCCTGTGCCGCCTCCGCCGATATCGTCGTGTGCTTTCTCGGAAGCTTTTTACCTCCTGAATCCGATCATTACAATCGTGAGCATATGCGTGTTGAAGCGGGACATGAGCGAGTGCTGGAGGCCGTGCTTTCCACGGGCAAGCCGGTGGTCGCCGTCCTGCAATCAGGCGATGCGGTTGAGATGGCCTGGAGCGACCGGGTCGATGCACTGCTGATGACGGGATTCGGCGGTGAAGGTGTGGGAGATGCGCTTGCCAGGGTACTCTTCGGATCGGTCAATCCCAGCGGCAGGCTGCCGGTAACGATTCCCAAAAGTCTCCGGCAAACCCCCGCCTTTACCAGTTTTCCCGGTGACGGTTTCAACCTTGTCATCGGTGAAGGCATATTTACCGGTTACCGTTACTATGATTACCGGGGACTGGACCCCCTTTTTCCCTTCGGCTACGGTCTCTCCTACACCAGCTTTACCTATGCTGATGTGAAGCTCTCTTCCGAAACCATCAGGCTGCCTGGATCTCTTGAAGTAGCGGTGGAGGTGGAAAACAGCGGTGAGTTCTTCGGAAAAGAGGTTGTTCAACTCTATCTTTCGCAAGGCTCTCCATGCATACCCCGCCCGGTACGGGAATTGAAGGGCTTTGCAAAGCTCTCCCTTGCCCCGGGAGAGAAAAAACGTGCCTGCTTTACCCTGTGTGAACGTGATTTTTCCTATTTCGATGAAAGCCGAAATAGTTGGGTCATCGACAGCGATACCTTTCGTATCGAGATCGGTTCTTCAAGCCGGGATATCAAGGCCTCTGCCCCGGTCCGGATTATCGCCCCTCCGAAGCCCTCACGGATGCTGACTGCGGAAAGTGGCTTTTCCGAGATCCTCGAGAATGCGATAAGCCGGGATATGCTTTTCGATTTTCTCGTCGACCAGGGAATCATCACCAGATCCGATGTAACAGAAGCCCTCGAACATGCCTTACGCAAAAGTTTCTGGGGACTTTACTCGTATCTCGATATGAATACGGATGGCAGGGTCTCGCCCCCCATGGTCAGGGCCTTGACCGGGGCCATGAACCGCGCCATCGAAGCGGCCGCACAAGGCGTTGCTAATAGAGGCCGATAA
- a CDS encoding sugar ABC transporter permease has protein sequence MKRRSALQQQFNRYRVLYLMILPTLLYFILFSIFPLADGIKMSFQDFRFVGASSFVGIKNYQKMFSTPGFWNVFGNTLILGLSNVVLTAFVPMVIALSLNEVVHLPLKRGFQSILYLPHILSWVVVGGIWTFILAPGGLVNSIGAIFGKESVYFLAISSYARGLFIGINLWKQAGYVCILYLAAIAGINPAVYEAALIDGANGFQRAWFITIPELVNTLKVVLLLNVMGALRIFDQVYVLRNEVIAEKVDVLMYYVYIHGLEKFNIGYASAVSIFIFSATFVITLLVRKVSKYHV, from the coding sequence ATGAAGAGGCGGAGTGCATTACAGCAGCAGTTCAATCGATATAGGGTACTTTACCTCATGATTCTTCCGACGTTGCTTTATTTTATTCTTTTTTCAATATTTCCGCTTGCCGACGGAATCAAGATGAGCTTTCAGGATTTTCGTTTCGTCGGAGCAAGCTCCTTCGTCGGCATAAAAAACTACCAGAAAATGTTTTCAACCCCGGGCTTTTGGAACGTCTTCGGTAATACGCTTATCCTCGGCTTAAGCAATGTTGTTCTAACGGCCTTTGTTCCCATGGTTATTGCCTTGTCTCTGAATGAGGTGGTGCATTTGCCGCTCAAACGGGGCTTTCAGTCTATTCTCTATTTGCCCCACATTCTTTCGTGGGTTGTGGTCGGAGGAATTTGGACCTTCATTCTTGCGCCCGGCGGATTGGTAAATAGCATCGGTGCGATCTTCGGAAAAGAATCGGTATACTTTTTGGCTATTAGTTCCTATGCCAGAGGGCTTTTTATCGGCATTAATCTTTGGAAGCAGGCCGGCTATGTCTGTATCCTCTACCTGGCGGCGATTGCCGGCATCAATCCCGCTGTTTATGAGGCCGCCCTGATAGACGGTGCCAACGGATTCCAGCGGGCCTGGTTCATTACGATTCCCGAACTGGTCAACACCTTGAAGGTCGTTCTGCTGCTGAACGTTATGGGGGCCTTACGGATCTTCGATCAGGTGTATGTCCTGCGAAATGAGGTTATAGCCGAAAAGGTAGATGTTCTTATGTACTATGTTTATATCCATGGTTTGGAGAAATTCAATATCGGATATGCATCCGCAGTCTCTATCTTTATCTTTTCAGCTACCTTTGTTATTACCCTGCTTGTGAGGAAGGTTTCGAAATACCATGTCTAA
- a CDS encoding ABC transporter substrate-binding protein has product MKIAKGLCLVCFAAVSLLPLMAGGQADSAQASGGKTTIFLSQSKIEIDQALRDVTARYSELHPDVEFVIESLSDNYTTSLRTKFAGGEAPDIFMILGGSELDLWQSRLEDLSDQPWVSDMVPLAKEGISTADGMVYGFPVSVEGYGYVYNKRLFAEAGITSVPKTFTELQRAVEKLKQAGIQPLAGTYMDWYQAGMFLVNMGIARQPDPLAFIQGLNDGSETFVGNEIFEEVANFILYDFSQCESPLNTGFNQQTALLYSESIAMTLGGNWLQPSIDSANPDMQVGLIPMPISDDVASNDKLYAGVTGYWVINKESPAKEEAKAFLTWLATSEEGRKAMTDQLLFIPAFTSFEANPDKVGALSSDLSRYASQGKVYGIYNSMYPAGGAEYFGNAVQKLVAGKLDVPGFLEELQTRWDQLKR; this is encoded by the coding sequence ATGAAAATAGCTAAGGGTCTATGCCTAGTATGCTTTGCAGCGGTGTCGCTTTTGCCGCTCATGGCCGGAGGTCAGGCCGATTCGGCGCAGGCTTCAGGTGGGAAGACGACGATCTTTCTCTCTCAGAGCAAAATCGAGATTGATCAGGCCCTTCGTGATGTAACTGCTCGCTACAGCGAGTTGCATCCGGATGTGGAATTTGTCATCGAGTCTTTGAGTGACAATTATACGACCAGCCTTCGTACCAAATTCGCCGGAGGCGAGGCCCCGGATATCTTTATGATATTGGGTGGTTCGGAACTCGACCTCTGGCAGTCGCGTCTTGAAGATCTCAGCGATCAGCCCTGGGTTTCCGACATGGTGCCGCTGGCAAAAGAGGGCATAAGTACCGCTGACGGTATGGTGTACGGCTTTCCCGTATCGGTAGAGGGCTACGGCTATGTCTACAACAAACGGCTCTTTGCCGAGGCTGGCATCACCTCGGTCCCGAAGACCTTCACCGAATTACAGCGTGCCGTTGAAAAACTGAAGCAGGCGGGAATACAGCCCCTTGCAGGTACCTATATGGATTGGTATCAGGCGGGAATGTTTCTGGTGAATATGGGAATTGCCAGGCAGCCCGATCCCCTTGCCTTCATACAGGGCCTGAACGATGGAAGCGAAACTTTTGTCGGAAACGAAATCTTCGAGGAGGTTGCCAATTTCATCCTCTACGATTTCTCTCAGTGCGAATCTCCCCTGAACACCGGCTTTAACCAGCAGACTGCCCTCCTGTACAGCGAATCTATCGCCATGACCCTTGGCGGAAACTGGCTTCAACCCTCCATTGATAGTGCAAACCCCGATATGCAGGTCGGTTTGATTCCGATGCCGATCAGCGACGATGTCGCAAGCAACGACAAGCTCTATGCCGGTGTTACGGGATACTGGGTCATTAATAAAGAGTCTCCGGCGAAAGAAGAGGCGAAGGCCTTTCTTACCTGGCTCGCAACGAGCGAAGAGGGACGGAAAGCGATGACGGACCAGCTCCTTTTTATCCCGGCCTTCACAAGCTTCGAAGCAAATCCCGACAAGGTTGGGGCCCTGAGTTCGGATCTCTCCCGCTATGCAAGCCAGGGGAAGGTCTACGGCATCTACAATTCCATGTACCCGGCCGGTGGGGCGGAATACTTCGGAAATGCGGTCCAGAAGCTTGTGGCGGGAAAGCTCGATGTCCCCGGCTTTCTCGAAGAGCTGCAAACACGCTGGGATCAGTTAAAGAGATAG
- a CDS encoding carbohydrate ABC transporter permease — translation MNGINGRQTISSTILYVIMCIAAFLFLFPLLFVFLNSLKPLQDIISHPLSLPKQFLWSNYTNAWKIVNFPLLIRNTFIVTLFSLLGIILFATMVAWWHIRHPSRYSKILTTAIIMSILIPFASIMIPLVQVLGRIGINNTLFGAVLTYWGIGLAFAYFLMRGAVMALPAELEEAAKIDGYGTIPIFFTIVLPLLAPTMMSVLVMDGFWIWNDVMVPLIVINNHALSTIQLGINRLFGMYNSRWEVALPALVLSMIPILVVFIAAQKRIMAGILSGAVKG, via the coding sequence ATGAACGGCATAAACGGGAGGCAGACCATTTCGTCGACGATCCTTTATGTGATTATGTGTATAGCGGCCTTTCTTTTTCTTTTCCCGCTTCTGTTCGTCTTTCTCAACTCCCTAAAACCATTGCAGGATATTATTTCACATCCACTTTCCCTTCCAAAACAGTTTTTGTGGAGCAATTATACGAACGCATGGAAGATCGTAAATTTCCCTCTTCTGATCAGGAATACCTTTATCGTCACCCTTTTTTCCCTTTTGGGAATCATCCTTTTTGCCACGATGGTGGCCTGGTGGCATATCAGGCATCCATCTCGCTATTCGAAGATTTTGACGACGGCCATCATCATGTCGATCCTGATTCCCTTTGCATCCATCATGATTCCCCTTGTGCAGGTCCTCGGCCGTATTGGTATAAACAATACCCTCTTTGGGGCTGTGCTTACCTATTGGGGAATCGGACTGGCCTTTGCCTATTTCCTGATGAGGGGAGCTGTCATGGCTCTTCCCGCTGAACTTGAAGAGGCCGCAAAGATCGACGGATACGGGACCATCCCTATCTTCTTTACCATCGTCCTGCCGCTTTTGGCTCCCACGATGATGAGTGTCCTTGTGATGGATGGGTTCTGGATCTGGAATGATGTCATGGTGCCCCTGATCGTTATCAATAACCATGCCCTGAGTACGATCCAGCTTGGTATCAATAGATTATTCGGCATGTACAACAGTAGATGGGAGGTCGCATTACCCGCTTTGGTCTTGAGTATGATTCCCATCCTGGTGGTTTTCATTGCCGCTCAGAAGAGGATTATGGCGGGAATCCTTTCTGGTGCGGTGAAAGGATAG
- a CDS encoding AraC family transcriptional regulator, producing the protein MATEHEIIKTPKALLAWVYLLSENQVYHVYDHWHLSLEITMVLKGSYRYRINNRLFTVKPGDILLINSGNVHACETSEPQRSDALSIIFPHEFLKKACENIDFLTFSLDRGTKETYRELKEAMDEMYAIFVRREEIPNYQLMLNSIVYRIIFLLINYYSDSSYPHCNVLSQRNLQQCERIIRFIDKQYQEPITLELLAQHMGISREHLSRIFKNNMGTTFKHYLTSIRMYYAYIELITTDMPIIDIALEQGFPDTRAFIKSFKELYGITPLQYRKNHEHVSNLDHKKFVIGLY; encoded by the coding sequence ATGGCTACAGAGCATGAGATAATCAAGACCCCGAAAGCGCTTTTAGCTTGGGTATATCTTCTCTCGGAAAATCAAGTGTATCACGTGTACGATCACTGGCATCTCAGCTTGGAAATCACCATGGTCCTCAAGGGCTCCTACCGATACAGGATCAACAATCGTCTTTTCACGGTGAAGCCCGGTGACATTTTGCTTATCAACTCGGGGAATGTGCATGCCTGCGAGACCAGTGAGCCCCAGCGCAGCGATGCCCTTTCCATCATTTTCCCTCATGAATTCCTCAAGAAGGCGTGTGAAAACATAGATTTCCTCACCTTCTCTCTGGATCGGGGAACGAAAGAAACGTATCGCGAGCTGAAAGAGGCCATGGATGAAATGTATGCCATATTCGTCCGCAGAGAGGAAATTCCCAATTATCAGCTCATGCTCAACAGCATTGTGTACCGGATTATTTTTTTACTGATAAACTACTACAGCGATAGCAGCTATCCCCACTGCAATGTTCTATCGCAACGTAATCTGCAGCAGTGTGAAAGGATCATCAGATTTATCGACAAACAGTATCAGGAGCCCATCACCCTTGAGTTGCTTGCACAGCATATGGGCATCAGCAGGGAGCATCTTTCACGTATATTCAAAAACAACATGGGAACGACCTTCAAACACTATCTCACCAGCATTCGCATGTACTACGCCTACATCGAACTTATCACTACAGACATGCCGATCATCGATATTGCCTTGGAACAGGGGTTTCCCGACACCAGGGCATTTATCAAAAGCTTCAAAGAGCTGTATGGCATTACTCCACTCCAATACCGTAAGAATCACGAGCATGTGAGCAATCTTGATCACAAGAAATTCGTTATCGGCCTCTATTAG
- a CDS encoding carbohydrate ABC transporter permease, which translates to MGRGVRQNSMWEHLFFLGPATLLFFIIVFVPFVTGFIHSFSDWNGITKELSFIGLENYKNIFTRQSDFLHTFWFTLRFAIVQVVLVMVIGVALAVVLVMPLRFRDALRASFYLPQTIGGLVLGFIWQFIFINGFPAFGTLFHLDFMQLPWLGTEETAFTALIIVSTWQNVGYVMVIMTAALMGISRDVLESAEIDGAGTFRTLFRIKLPICMPFITVALFWSTANVFKMFELNLSLTKGGPYGSTVSMALGIYNDAFVKNRYGLASAESVIFFLIILIITSIQLFLSRKKEEAYS; encoded by the coding sequence ATGGGGAGAGGAGTGCGACAGAACAGCATGTGGGAACATCTGTTTTTTCTCGGTCCGGCGACGCTTCTGTTTTTTATCATCGTTTTTGTTCCCTTTGTGACGGGTTTTATTCATTCATTTAGCGATTGGAACGGCATAACAAAAGAACTATCATTTATCGGCCTTGAAAATTACAAGAATATCTTTACACGGCAGTCTGATTTTCTGCACACCTTTTGGTTTACCTTACGCTTTGCCATTGTACAGGTTGTCCTGGTCATGGTTATCGGCGTGGCCCTGGCCGTAGTCCTTGTCATGCCTCTTAGATTTCGTGATGCACTGAGGGCCTCTTTTTATCTTCCCCAAACGATCGGGGGCCTAGTCCTCGGCTTTATCTGGCAGTTTATCTTCATCAATGGTTTCCCCGCTTTCGGGACCCTTTTCCATCTTGATTTTATGCAGCTTCCCTGGCTCGGGACCGAAGAGACCGCCTTTACCGCCTTGATCATTGTCAGTACCTGGCAAAATGTGGGGTATGTCATGGTCATCATGACCGCCGCTCTCATGGGCATTTCGCGGGATGTTCTGGAATCCGCCGAGATTGACGGTGCCGGTACCTTTCGTACCCTTTTCAGGATCAAACTTCCCATCTGCATGCCTTTCATCACGGTGGCGCTGTTCTGGAGTACCGCAAATGTTTTCAAGATGTTCGAGCTCAATCTATCCCTGACAAAGGGAGGGCCGTATGGTTCAACGGTATCCATGGCCCTGGGGATCTACAACGATGCCTTCGTCAAGAATCGCTACGGCCTGGCGTCCGCAGAATCCGTCATATTTTTCCTCATCATATTGATCATTACCTCGATTCAGTTGTTTTTGAGCAGAAAGAAAGAGGAGGCCTACTCATGA
- a CDS encoding carbohydrate ABC transporter permease gives MLFLTLLAMTMIVPFLNVLAVSFSTDLESYENTVKLFPKTLSLSGYANLFRRVAILTPLLNNAFVTVIGTLSHVLLCAMAGFVLIRNTFPGKGLVVLLVTIPMMIPFQMIIIPVYVTMKKIGLIDTLWSLILIDIVSTFSIFLMKNYFEGIPRSLEESAIIEGANEWIVFSKVYLPLANPGIATIAIFQFVSRWNHFLPAVLFINSTKKYTLQIALKSLVVSSELTSTTQSVANNARMAGIVVSVIPLLIVYIFAQRYFTTGIMVGSVKE, from the coding sequence GTGCTGTTTCTCACGCTGCTCGCCATGACCATGATCGTTCCCTTTTTGAATGTTCTGGCGGTTTCATTTTCGACGGATCTCGAATCATATGAAAATACGGTTAAGCTGTTTCCCAAGACCCTGAGCCTCAGCGGATATGCGAACCTCTTTCGGCGTGTCGCCATCCTTACGCCCTTATTGAATAATGCCTTTGTAACGGTAATCGGTACCCTCTCCCATGTACTCCTATGCGCCATGGCCGGTTTTGTTCTGATCCGCAACACCTTTCCCGGCAAGGGCCTTGTGGTGCTTCTTGTCACGATTCCGATGATGATTCCCTTTCAAATGATCATCATTCCGGTCTATGTGACCATGAAAAAGATCGGTCTTATCGATACCCTTTGGTCTCTGATCCTCATTGATATTGTTTCGACCTTCAGTATCTTTCTGATGAAAAACTATTTCGAGGGAATCCCACGCTCCTTGGAGGAGTCCGCAATTATAGAGGGAGCAAACGAATGGATTGTTTTTTCCAAGGTATATCTGCCCCTGGCAAACCCGGGAATAGCAACGATAGCCATCTTTCAGTTCGTCAGCAGATGGAACCATTTCCTTCCTGCAGTTTTGTTCATCAACTCAACGAAAAAATATACGCTTCAGATAGCTCTGAAAAGCCTGGTTGTCTCTTCCGAGCTTACCAGTACGACGCAATCCGTTGCCAATAATGCAAGGATGGCCGGTATCGTTGTCTCTGTCATCCCTTTGCTCATTGTGTACATCTTTGCGCAGCGCTATTTTACAACGGGTATTATGGTCGGCTCGGTAAAGGAATAG
- a CDS encoding amidohydrolase family protein, translating into MKKKTLIKDALAIVSCDKKDTIYRDSDILIEGGRIIRIRKELENSPEAEGAQWIDARGKFLYPGLVNTHHHFFQTFVRNLISIDYPNMTVPDWIGKIYQTFKRVDADVIYYSSLTAMADLVKHGCTTAFDHQYCFPRSAGKKLIDRQMEAAAQIGIRFHAGRGANTLPQNKGSNVPEEMIETTDEFIEDCQRLIDTYHDPNPYSMRQIVVAPCQPINCSKETFTESLRLARDKGVFLHTHLGEGENEMMVDRWGIRSLAWCGELGFLGPDVWFAHGWELAPAEYRVMAESGTGLSHCPAPATLGGFPIIDMKAMQKAGMRVSLGCDGSATNDGSNLLDSLRMAYLMQSYHSKQRGGAVSAYEMLKIATVEGAAMMGRGDIGSIEGGKGADLFLVDARSLELAGAIHDPANLLARVAVTGPVWLTMVNGRVVYAEGRLTGIEEKTVVQEAERVCDRVIRNA; encoded by the coding sequence GTGAAAAAGAAAACGCTCATCAAAGACGCCCTGGCAATCGTAAGCTGCGATAAGAAGGATACCATATACCGTGACAGCGATATCCTGATAGAGGGAGGTCGCATCATCCGCATCAGAAAGGAACTGGAGAACTCCCCGGAGGCGGAAGGTGCACAGTGGATTGACGCAAGGGGGAAATTTCTCTACCCTGGGCTGGTCAACACCCATCATCACTTCTTCCAAACCTTTGTAAGAAACCTCATCTCCATCGATTATCCCAACATGACCGTTCCCGACTGGATCGGGAAGATCTATCAGACCTTCAAGCGTGTCGATGCCGATGTTATCTACTACTCATCCCTTACGGCCATGGCCGATCTGGTAAAACACGGCTGTACCACGGCTTTCGATCACCAGTACTGCTTTCCTCGATCGGCAGGAAAAAAACTGATAGACCGGCAAATGGAGGCTGCCGCCCAGATCGGTATCCGCTTTCATGCAGGACGGGGTGCCAACACCCTGCCTCAAAATAAGGGAAGCAATGTTCCGGAAGAGATGATCGAAACCACCGATGAATTTATTGAAGATTGCCAGCGCCTTATCGATACCTATCACGATCCGAACCCCTATAGCATGCGACAAATCGTCGTCGCTCCCTGCCAGCCGATCAATTGCAGCAAGGAGACCTTTACCGAATCCCTGCGCCTTGCCCGGGACAAGGGGGTCTTTCTCCATACCCATCTGGGTGAGGGGGAAAACGAGATGATGGTCGACCGCTGGGGAATAAGGAGCCTTGCCTGGTGCGGGGAGCTCGGCTTTCTCGGGCCCGACGTCTGGTTTGCCCACGGCTGGGAGCTTGCGCCTGCGGAGTATAGGGTAATGGCGGAAAGCGGAACGGGCCTGTCCCACTGCCCTGCTCCGGCTACCCTAGGCGGCTTTCCCATCATCGATATGAAGGCGATGCAGAAAGCGGGAATGAGGGTGAGTCTCGGCTGCGATGGTTCGGCAACAAACGACGGATCGAACCTGCTTGATTCCCTGCGCATGGCCTATCTAATGCAGAGCTACCACAGCAAGCAGCGGGGCGGCGCGGTAAGTGCATACGAGATGCTGAAAATTGCCACTGTCGAAGGCGCCGCCATGATGGGAAGAGGCGATATCGGAAGCATCGAGGGGGGAAAAGGGGCGGATCTGTTTCTTGTCGATGCCCGGAGCCTCGAACTTGCGGGGGCCATCCACGATCCGGCGAACCTCCTTGCAAGGGTCGCTGTCACCGGTCCGGTCTGGCTCACCATGGTAAACGGCAGGGTTGTCTATGCCGAGGGAAGGCTCACCGGTATCGAGGAAAAAACGGTTGTGCAAGAGGCCGAACGGGTCTGCGACAGGGTGATCAGGAACGCGTAA